The following proteins come from a genomic window of Macaca thibetana thibetana isolate TM-01 chromosome 15, ASM2454274v1, whole genome shotgun sequence:
- the LOC126937087 gene encoding LOW QUALITY PROTEIN: uncharacterized protein LOC126937087 (The sequence of the model RefSeq protein was modified relative to this genomic sequence to represent the inferred CDS: substituted 1 base at 1 genomic stop codon), translated as MLIYLSPHHNITXTIRHTPHVLWPHSKHTHTTELMSGLAWCPPLGSCPQPWHLPPIKGRDQSISIFLHFSSGPCTKSLPVIAWTWTPPTVTTVTVPPPSRSQTPLPCFWQKPFSLYCLSRPRLPPSGHPHLGFGVPHTLPQALASGMAGDLNWARGLSSCLSGASTFFSVKWANTESTLQNLSSVTVDIVSAASRLLLG; from the coding sequence ATGCTGATATACTTATCCCCCCACCACAACATCACATAGACCATTCGACACACTCCTCACGTCCTCTGGCCACACAGTAAACACACGCACACCACAGAGCTCATGTCTGGGCTGGCCTGGTGCCCTCCTCTGGGCTCCTGCCCCCAGCCTTGGCATTTACCCCCCATTAAGGGCAGGGACCAATCCATCTCCATTTTCCTCCATTTCAGCTCAGGGCCCTGCACCAAGTCTCTCCCAGTTATTGCTTGGACCTGGACCCCTCCCACAGTCACCACTGTCACAGTCCCACCTCCTTCAAGGTCTCAAACACCCCTCCCCTGTTTCTGGCAGAAGCCGTTCTCACTCTATTGCCTCTCCAGGCCCAGACTTCCACCCTCAGGTCACCCTCACCTGGGCTTTGGGGTGCCACATAccctgccccaggccctggcCTCTGGAATGGCTGGTGACTTGAACTGGGCCAGAGGCTTAAGCTCATGTCTGTCTGGAGCCTCaactttcttctctgtaaaatgggctaacACTGAAAGCACCTTGCAGAATCTCAGCAGCGTCACAGTGGACATTGTTAGCGCGGCCAGCAGACTCCTGCTGGGCTGA